The following proteins come from a genomic window of Denitromonas sp.:
- a CDS encoding DNA-3-methyladenine glycosylase I, whose protein sequence is MTQTIPGPDGQPRCRWCSAAPEFFAYHDTEWGFPVDDDRRLFEKLCLESFQSGLSWRTILAKRDNFRRAFHGFDFHRIAGYTDGDVARLLADAGIVRHRGKIEAVINNARRAQELVAEEGSLAAYVWRFEPDPATLPAPQTAPTSDASIALSKALKKRGWRFVGPTTVHAFLQAMGLINDHAVGCVIRERVEVVRAGFVRPGGGLVAHG, encoded by the coding sequence ATGACCCAGACGATCCCCGGCCCCGACGGCCAGCCGCGTTGCCGCTGGTGCAGCGCTGCGCCCGAATTCTTCGCCTATCACGACACCGAATGGGGCTTTCCGGTGGATGACGACCGGCGCCTGTTCGAAAAGCTGTGCCTGGAGAGCTTCCAGTCCGGCCTGAGCTGGCGCACCATCCTCGCCAAGCGCGACAACTTCCGCCGCGCCTTCCATGGCTTCGACTTCCACCGCATCGCCGGCTACACGGACGGCGACGTCGCCCGGCTGCTCGCCGACGCAGGCATCGTGCGCCATCGTGGCAAGATCGAAGCGGTGATCAACAACGCCCGGCGCGCGCAGGAACTGGTCGCCGAAGAAGGCTCGCTCGCCGCCTACGTCTGGCGCTTCGAACCCGACCCCGCCACCCTGCCAGCCCCCCAAACCGCCCCCACCTCCGACGCCTCGATCGCGCTATCCAAGGCCCTCAAAAAACGCGGCTGGCGCTTCGTCGGCCCCACCACCGTGCATGCCTTCCTGCAAGCCATGGGACTGATCAACGACCATGCCGTGGGGTGTGTGATTCGTGAGCGGGTTGAGGTGGTGCGGGCAGGGTTTGTGCGGCCGGGGGGAGGGCTGGTTGCTCACGGATAG
- a CDS encoding YciI family protein, with product MFVVLLRFSDNKARAAELMAAHNAWIQQGIDDGVLLLVGSLQPAAGGALLAHGVSRADLDARVRQDPFVDAGVVRAEILEIAPKRADARLSFLLD from the coding sequence ATGTTCGTGGTACTGCTGCGCTTTTCCGACAACAAGGCCCGCGCCGCCGAGCTGATGGCCGCCCACAATGCTTGGATCCAGCAGGGCATCGACGACGGCGTGCTGCTGTTGGTGGGTAGCCTGCAACCCGCCGCGGGCGGCGCATTGCTCGCCCATGGCGTATCGCGTGCTGACCTCGACGCGCGCGTGCGCCAGGATCCTTTCGTGGACGCCGGCGTGGTGCGCGCCGAGATTCTCGAGATCGCGCCCAAGCGCGCCGACGCGCGGCTGAGCTTCCTGCTCGACTAA
- a CDS encoding TetR/AcrR family transcriptional regulator — protein MTSPTTREQIVEAADRLFYEHGYARTSFADISGAVQISRGNFYYHFKSKDEILDAVIALRLANTRRMLAQWEAADPQPAARIRSFIHILLANRAKIMRYGCPVGTLCAELAKLDHVAQAAAADIFTLFREWLRGQFEQLGLADEADALALHVLARSQGVATLAVAFHDEAFIRREVAALSDWLDATLGRA, from the coding sequence ATGACATCTCCCACTACTCGCGAACAGATCGTCGAGGCCGCCGACCGGCTGTTCTACGAGCACGGATACGCGCGCACCTCCTTTGCCGACATCTCCGGCGCGGTGCAGATTTCGCGTGGCAATTTCTACTACCACTTCAAATCCAAGGACGAGATCCTCGATGCGGTGATCGCACTGCGTCTGGCCAACACCCGCCGCATGCTGGCGCAGTGGGAGGCGGCCGACCCGCAGCCGGCGGCGCGCATCCGTAGCTTCATCCACATCCTGCTCGCCAACCGCGCCAAAATCATGCGCTACGGCTGCCCGGTGGGCACGCTGTGCGCCGAGCTGGCCAAGCTCGATCATGTGGCCCAGGCAGCGGCCGCGGACATCTTCACGCTGTTTCGCGAATGGCTGCGCGGCCAGTTCGAGCAGCTCGGCCTGGCCGACGAGGCCGATGCGCTGGCGCTGCATGTGCTCGCCCGCAGCCAGGGCGTGGCCACGCTCGCCGTCGCCTTTCACGACGAAGCCTTCATCCGCCGGGAAGTCGCCGCACTGAGCGACTGGCTCGATGCCACGCTGGGGCGCGCCTGA
- a CDS encoding DMT family transporter, translated as MTRASQAAAQTPEHRPGAVADDPAVSAADAWKGVAAAAVVVLCWSGFNIVSRFGSTGAFTPFDMAALRYAVSATLALPFFIRDIPVAQYPRYFTLALFGGLGYALFAYSGFALAPSTHAGVFVNGGIPFWTAVLLALTTGLQRSRKIVVSLLLTTAGLVLICAESLFAPLEPGQWLGDVLFLCAAASWAIFGLLVRRWQPGARNAVVGIAGISAVIYLPIYVLWLPKTIQSAGWGDLALQGIYQGIVAALLAAGMYAYATARIGASRASMALALVPAVSAVGAYALLDEPISLLAGVGIVVVSAGAGLGAWAPRRKAAV; from the coding sequence ATGACGCGGGCTTCGCAAGCTGCGGCACAAACGCCCGAACACCGCCCCGGCGCCGTGGCCGACGACCCTGCCGTGAGCGCGGCCGATGCCTGGAAGGGCGTGGCTGCGGCGGCGGTGGTGGTGTTGTGCTGGTCGGGGTTCAACATCGTGTCGCGCTTCGGCAGCACGGGTGCATTCACGCCCTTCGACATGGCGGCCCTGCGCTACGCCGTGTCGGCCACGCTGGCGCTGCCGTTTTTCATCCGCGACATTCCGGTGGCGCAGTATCCGCGCTACTTCACGCTGGCGCTCTTCGGCGGCCTGGGCTATGCGCTGTTCGCGTATTCGGGCTTTGCGCTCGCGCCGAGCACGCATGCCGGGGTGTTCGTCAATGGCGGGATTCCGTTCTGGACGGCGGTGCTGCTGGCGCTGACCACCGGGCTGCAGCGCTCGCGCAAGATCGTGGTGTCGCTCTTGCTGACGACGGCAGGGCTGGTGCTGATCTGCGCCGAGAGTCTGTTTGCGCCGCTGGAGCCCGGGCAGTGGCTGGGCGATGTGCTGTTTCTGTGCGCGGCGGCCTCGTGGGCGATCTTCGGCCTGCTGGTGCGGCGTTGGCAGCCCGGCGCGCGCAATGCGGTGGTCGGCATTGCCGGGATTTCGGCGGTGATCTATTTGCCGATCTATGTCCTCTGGCTGCCCAAGACGATCCAGTCTGCCGGGTGGGGCGACCTCGCGCTGCAAGGCATCTACCAGGGCATCGTGGCGGCGCTGCTGGCCGCCGGCATGTATGCCTATGCCACCGCGCGGATCGGCGCCAGCCGCGCGTCGATGGCGCTGGCACTGGTGCCGGCGGTGTCGGCCGTCGGCGCCTATGCCCTGCTCGACGAACCGATCTCGCTGCTGGCCGGGGTGGGCATTGTGGTGGTGTCCGCCGGTGCGGGGCTGGGCGCCTGGGCGCCGCGGCGCAAGGCGGCGGTTTGA
- a CDS encoding protein kinase domain-containing protein, with protein sequence MDLKGKITPAGWVIGDPVPFAADHTGGYFSDCYFVEKDGRKAFLKALDIEKFDITEISGLLSAFAYETELVALCREKRLRRIAQVIESDKVERDSNAPAVLRYVPFLIFELADGDIRDSIDVSKAVNDRWRFQILHQTTLALLQLHKEQIAHQDLKPSNVLRFGEESLKLGDLGRSSRRGKAAPHDGLCIAGAYSYAPFEQRYGYLRENWLERRQSVDVFHLGCLVVFSFANICFPEYVLGKLAEPYRPNVWGDSYEQVIDHIHAAIVEGLSEISTEFPVRFRNDLVDIVLDLCHPDPTRRGRTNLASTSDVSSLWLERYVSRFDILEKKSRIRQVVKNA encoded by the coding sequence ATGGATCTAAAGGGCAAGATAACGCCTGCAGGATGGGTAATCGGAGATCCGGTTCCATTTGCTGCAGATCATACGGGAGGATATTTTTCAGATTGCTATTTCGTCGAGAAGGATGGGCGCAAGGCCTTTCTCAAAGCTCTTGATATAGAGAAATTCGATATCACGGAGATCTCTGGGTTGCTGTCCGCATTTGCATATGAGACAGAGTTGGTGGCGCTATGCAGGGAGAAGAGGCTCCGGCGCATCGCTCAGGTTATTGAGTCTGACAAGGTTGAGCGGGATTCCAATGCTCCAGCGGTTTTACGGTATGTGCCTTTCCTTATCTTCGAACTCGCCGATGGCGACATCAGAGATAGTATTGACGTGAGCAAAGCAGTAAATGATCGGTGGAGATTCCAAATTCTGCATCAGACTACACTCGCCCTCCTTCAGTTGCACAAGGAACAGATCGCGCATCAAGATCTAAAGCCATCGAATGTGCTGAGGTTTGGAGAGGAGAGTCTTAAATTGGGCGATCTGGGTCGGTCATCTCGGCGTGGGAAAGCTGCCCCTCACGATGGGTTGTGCATTGCTGGAGCATACAGCTATGCACCCTTCGAACAGCGCTATGGCTATTTGCGGGAAAATTGGCTCGAACGCAGGCAGAGTGTTGACGTTTTTCATCTTGGATGCCTCGTTGTTTTTTCATTTGCCAACATTTGTTTTCCAGAGTATGTGCTTGGAAAATTGGCAGAGCCATATCGTCCTAACGTGTGGGGGGATTCCTATGAACAAGTGATTGATCATATTCATGCAGCAATTGTTGAGGGATTGTCAGAGATTTCTACTGAGTTCCCTGTGCGATTTCGCAACGATCTCGTTGATATCGTTCTTGACCTTTGCCACCCAGATCCCACCCGGCGTGGTCGCACCAACCTAGCATCGACGTCAGACGTCAGTTCGCTTTGGCTTGAACGCTACGTTTCCCGGTTTGATATTCTTGAGAAAAAATCCAGAATTCGGCAGGTGGTAAAGAATGCTTAA